In Massilia forsythiae, one DNA window encodes the following:
- a CDS encoding M24 family metallopeptidase — protein sequence MSDIPDMASGVADPARALDAAGKLALLREALGREGAGAIRLRGPDWFAWVTGGGDAGPGASFDAGAAEVLVTHDEACILTDETEGERLRREQVPSGFGFHSAPWTESDLGETYVLGAAAGKAVLADRPGPLERPLPAALRQQRMVLDERARQDYRELGRDAAAAVGEVLRAARPAWSERQLAGAAARALWSRGIQPVMLLATGERRVPPFCQAPPSGDAIGKRAGLSVCARRRGLYASLTRSVAFGALDDRERIAQEALLRVEATALDAVRAGVSLSAVYHALDAAYRHADRLDAIRRHRQGGVTGYAACELAAGPSTATGLEQGMAIALRPGFDCFKIEDTFLLGADGLELLTPDPRWPATDVRGRARPLWLETT from the coding sequence ATGAGCGATATCCCTGACATGGCCAGCGGCGTGGCAGACCCCGCGCGCGCGCTCGACGCCGCCGGCAAGCTGGCCCTGCTGCGCGAAGCGCTCGGTCGCGAAGGCGCCGGCGCGATCCGCCTGCGCGGCCCCGACTGGTTCGCCTGGGTCACCGGCGGCGGCGATGCCGGGCCCGGCGCGTCGTTCGACGCCGGCGCTGCCGAGGTGCTGGTCACGCACGACGAAGCCTGCATCCTCACCGACGAGACCGAGGGCGAACGCCTGCGGCGCGAACAGGTGCCGTCCGGCTTCGGCTTCCACAGTGCGCCCTGGACCGAATCCGACCTGGGCGAGACCTACGTCCTGGGCGCGGCCGCCGGCAAGGCGGTGCTGGCCGACCGTCCCGGCCCGCTCGAGCGTCCGCTGCCGGCCGCGCTGCGCCAGCAGCGCATGGTGCTGGACGAGCGCGCCCGGCAGGACTACCGCGAGTTGGGACGCGATGCGGCCGCCGCGGTGGGCGAGGTGCTGCGCGCCGCCCGTCCCGCATGGAGCGAACGCCAGCTGGCCGGCGCCGCGGCGCGCGCGCTGTGGTCGCGCGGCATCCAGCCGGTGATGCTGCTGGCCACCGGCGAACGGCGCGTGCCGCCGTTCTGCCAGGCGCCGCCGTCCGGCGATGCGATCGGCAAGCGCGCCGGCCTGAGCGTGTGCGCGCGCCGCCGCGGCCTGTATGCGAGCCTGACGCGCTCGGTGGCCTTCGGCGCGCTGGACGACCGCGAGCGCATCGCCCAGGAAGCGTTGCTGCGGGTCGAGGCCACCGCGCTGGACGCGGTGCGCGCAGGCGTGTCGCTGTCGGCGGTGTATCACGCGCTGGACGCCGCCTACCGCCACGCCGACCGCCTTGACGCGATCCGCCGGCACCGCCAGGGCGGCGTCACCGGCTACGCGGCGTGCGAACTGGCGGCCGGCCCCAGCACCGCCACCGGGCTGGAACAGGGCATGGCGATCGCATTGCGCCCCGGTTTCGACTGCTTCAAGATCGAGGACACCTTCCTGCTCGGCGCGGACGGGCTGGAACTCCTCACGCCGGACCCCCGATGGCCGGCAACCGACGTACGAGGCCGCGCACGGCCGCTCTGGCTGGAGACCACATGA